From the Candidatus Saccharimonadaceae bacterium ML1 genome, one window contains:
- the rplM gene encoding 50S ribosomal protein L13: MVDRTYSQKPADVSRRWVLIDAKDATLGRLSTEIAKYLIGKYKPTYTPHVDGGDYVVVINAAEVPVTGDKETDKMYYRHSGFPGGLKEAQLKELREKSPENIIELAVKGMLPKNKLAAGRLARLKIFAGSEHAHAAQKPEKVEVN; encoded by the coding sequence ATGGTAGATCGCACCTACAGTCAAAAACCAGCTGATGTCAGCCGGCGTTGGGTTTTGATCGACGCTAAAGACGCAACGCTTGGACGCTTGTCGACCGAAATTGCTAAGTATCTAATTGGCAAATACAAGCCGACCTACACGCCGCATGTAGATGGCGGCGACTATGTCGTTGTCATTAATGCCGCCGAAGTGCCGGTAACAGGCGATAAAGAAACCGACAAAATGTACTATCGCCACAGCGGATTTCCGGGCGGGCTTAAAGAAGCGCAGCTTAAAGAGTTGCGTGAAAAGAGTCCGGAAAACATCATTGAACTTGCGGTTAAAGGTATGCTGCCGAAAAATAAGCTCGCGGCAGGTCGCTTAGCTCGCCTGAAGATTTTTGCTGGAAGCGAGCACGCGCACGCTGCGCAAAAACCAGAGAAAGTAGAGGTTAACTAA